Proteins from a genomic interval of Dunckerocampus dactyliophorus isolate RoL2022-P2 chromosome 5, RoL_Ddac_1.1, whole genome shotgun sequence:
- the LOC129181166 gene encoding tetraspanin-18-like isoform X4 — protein MGDCVNCIRRLLIICSAIIALIGAFMIAVSVWILMENDPIGQVLMGNSMVSTSVNCVMVLSVLVFLVGILGCFGAIREKQFTLSLFFMAVSLIYVLQLLGLILVFVNRVTLQKESLTEQLRLAYVPSNKNALQLSPGQTNDQSLPETSKDHWKKVMAEFGCCGVNGMEDFKNETYRDDCCNTLENPSPALTSCEAFDLADPETHKGFMLVGCYEKVLSVYETYPFIGAALVIVLLVVELSAMFLAVMLYREI, from the exons CTGATTGGTGCTTTCATGATAGCAGTGTCAGTGTGGATCTTGATGGAAAACGATCCGATCGGACAAGTCTTGATGGGCAACTCCATGGTGAGCACTTCCGTCAACTGCGTCATGGTCTTGAGTGTGTTGGTCTTCCTTGTGGGCATCCTGGGATGCTTTGGAGCCATCCGTGAAAAGCAGTTCACCCTCAGCTTG TTCTTCATGGCCGTCAGCCTCATCTACGTGCTGCAGCTGCTCGGTCTCATCTTGGTCTTTGTAAACCGTGTAACA CTCCAAAAGGAATCCTTAACTGAGCAACTGAGACTAGCATACGTCCCCAGCAACAAGAACGCACTCCAACTCTCCCCTGGACAAACAAATGACCAGTCTCTCCCAGAAACTTCTAAAGATCATTGGAAGAAAGTCATGGCTGAG TTTGGGTGCTGTGGAGTGAATGGCATGGAAGATTTCAAGAACGAAACTTATCGGGATGACTGCTGCAACACCCTGGAAAATCCAAGTCCTGCGCTGACAAGTTGCGAGGCATTCGATCTTGCCGACCCAGAAACCCACAAAGGATTTATGTTGGTG GGCTGCTATGAAAAAGTCCTTTCCGTCTATGAAACGTACCCCTTTATCGGGGCAGCGCTGGTCATTGTGCTCCTGGTCGTTGAG CTCTCTGCCATGTTCCTTGCTGTGATGCTCTACCGGGAAATCTAG
- the LOC129181164 gene encoding uncharacterized protein LOC129181164 → MSPRKRPLVPVSKRRKAADDHFPFNLLPAECQLHVLSFLNEVDKCSCALVCLSWSRLVRSWKLWRVADYSRRGVFYLGQEGLLVSNRVFERWKSWVHHYTYHLISRRASLLTLKASFDLGDRCNKWGDLLSHLLDNVHCRDLSHLDLNWTFTLLEPLDLRVHSSSSSHQDSITKMDQVTSFQELLSKLTQSCPRITKMRLHFDWSELSVSLLSCFQQLKVLELKYFWVFKGVTPSTLQTLTTSLPNLKSLTLHILVPLRNLGISYTLESLSLEFLDVSQSRGLVFSCLKLPTLRELRAKKIVRGITLDRRTRLRIQSRWPCMYHVLREGTPRLQALNNERLLPTWREKIYEELSVILEQSCYCVQHLDSWLW, encoded by the exons ATGTCTCCACGTAAAAGACCCCTTGTTCCTGTGAGCAAGCGTCGGAAAGCAGCGGATGACCACTTCCCTTTCAACTTGCTGCCAGCGGAGTGCCAGCTGCACGTGTTGTCCTTCCTCAACGAGGTGGATAAATGTAGCTGTGCTCTGGTTTGCCTGAGCTGGAGCCGCCTCGTTCGTTCGTGGAAGCTCTGGCGGGTGGCGGACTATTCCCGTCGCGGAGTCTTCTACCTGGGTCAAGAGGGACTGCTCGTGTCCAATCGTGTGTTTGAGAGGTGGAAGTCATGGGTTCACCACTACACCTACCACCTCATTTCACGCCGGGCCAGCCTGCTCACGCTGAAGGCCAGTTTTGATTTGGGGGACCGCTGCAATAAGTGGGGCGATCTGCTCAGCCACCTGCTGGACAACGTCCACTGCAGGGACCTGAGTCATCTGGACCTCAACTGGACATTTACTCTTCTTGAACCGCTGGATCTCAGAGTGCACTCCAGCTCCAGCTCCCATCAGGACAGCATTACCAAGATGGACCAG GTGACCAGTTTCCAGGAGCTGTTAAGCAAACTCACCCAGAGCTGTCCGCGCATCACCAAGATGCGCTTACACTTCGATTGGTCAGAGTTGTCCGTGTCGCTGCTCAGCTGTTTCCAGCAGCTCAAAGTCCTGGAGCTCAAGTACTTCTGGGTGTTCAAAGGAGTGACTCCATCCACGCTGCAGACCCTGACCACATCCCTCCCCAACCTGAAGTCTCTGACCTTGCATATCCTGGTGCCGCTGAGGAACCTCGGTATCTCCTACACTCTGGAGTCGCTGTCTTTGGAGTTCTTGGACGTGTCGCAAAGCAGAGGCCTGGTCTTCTCGTGTCTGAAGCTGCCCACTCTGCGCGAACTCCGAGCCAAGAAGATCGTGCGTGGCATCACACTGGACAGACGCACCCGGCTGCGGATCCAGAGCCGATGGCCCTGCATGTACCACGTCCTCCGGGAGGGTACACCGAGGCTCCAGGCCCTCAACAATGAGAGACTCCTACCCACATGGCGAGAGAAGATCTATGAGGAACTGTCAGTCATCCTGGAGCAGTCCTGTTACTGTGTCCAGCATCTGGACAGCTGGCTGTGGTAG